One window of Lacerta agilis isolate rLacAgi1 chromosome 14, rLacAgi1.pri, whole genome shotgun sequence genomic DNA carries:
- the LOC117058256 gene encoding uncharacterized protein LOC117058256 isoform X4, which yields MEKPRLEVVVRPTEEDLCQKRPAPASEEEQPVYKRLRMDSPIYPVESEASLPPERTCPTAPPPACSTALPLSTHQCKKPSRRPAYHPFDFTSDELDPAYEWPRESSSARKSGADVIPLLRSTLGQFPLGLRLDKLEALVWKEHKVKLWKLCLDRGYSDSLKFLEVVPGIRLKPSGKGTFRCLVQLDPGH from the exons ATGGAAAAACCACGCCTGGAAGTTGTGGTGAGACCCACAGAAGAAGACCTTTGTCAGAAACGCCCAGCGCCGGCCTCTGAGGAAGAACAACCTGTTTATAAAAGACTACGGATGGATTCGCCAATTTATCCAGTCGAGTCAGAGGCCTCTCTACCACCAGAGAGGA CCTGCCCCACAGCGCCCCCTCCAGCCTGCTCCACAGCTCTGCCTTTGTCCACACACCAGTGCAAGAAACCTTCACGCAGGCCTGCTTATCATCCCTTTGATTTCACCTCAGACGAGCTGGACCCTGCCTATGAGTGGCCAAGGGAATCTTCTTCTGCAAGGAAAA GTGGTGCAGATGTGATCCCTCTCCTCCGAAGCACTCTGGGCCAGTTTCCTTTAGGCTTGCGTCTGGATAAGCTGGAGGCCCTGGTGTGGAAGGAGCACAAGGTCAAGCTGTGGAAACTGTGTTTGGATCGAGGCTACAGTGACAGCCTGAAGTTCTTGGAGGTGGTACCTGGGATCAGGCTCAAACCCTCAGGCAAAGGGACTTTCCGGTGCCTTGTGCAGTTGGACCCAG GTCATTGA
- the FAM83E gene encoding protein FAM83E, with protein sequence MAGSQVLCLESEEPYAKVTESNPEFFYCEGQRVALEALLAKGEEAFKECVSQEKLRPFLSDGELQELKAAAEDSLAPSPGGTGNGGHGGKGSSLSYWPGRSDEPTPELELGWPENSVWKGITRVEVYTHPPGEGAPHIKELVRRYIQQANKVIAIAMDVFTDPDILLDLYDAALRRRVPVYIILSRQHLASFLTMAEKTCLNVRHTENLRVRVIRGCTFQSRQQKQVTGTVKEKFVLVDGEVVITGSYSFTWTDARLNRQLVTQLTGEVTGAFDREFRILYAASCPLPALEISPRLQPASSLAPLPSTNGPDITPYVSVLDGVQLSNRIAERRSVAPQPVAKSHAGEWELVLASPATAEDPVLPTPPPEVSIRNRLAAWRGTDLSGGGLHGSPDGQNALSDILRSVQRTRRSAAKTTGARASKSLWDLSQLSGTSTTGRGWNGIDSAEEAKKWGYQDTPARELMKQRGTGYAPEEPRMPVYLAPGRMTPSSGYLPLGRLQGQLYHNPGLSRAWPHPGQLQYGHQLRY encoded by the exons ATGGCCGGTTCCCAGGTCCTCTGCTTGGAGAGCGAAGAGCCGTATGCTAAAGTAACGGAATCGAACCctgaatttttttattgtgaGGGTCAGCGGGTAGCCCTCGAAGCGCTGCTCGCTAAAGGCGAGGAGGCCTTTAAAGAGTGTGTCTCCCAGGAAAAGCTGCGCCCCTTTCTGTCAGATGGAGAGCTGCAGGAACTGAAGGCAGCTGCAGAAGACTCGCTGGCTCCCTCGCCAGGTGGAACTGGCAATGGTGGTCACGGGGGCAAGGGATCAAGCCTCAGCTACTGGCCTGGACGTTCGGACGAGCCTACTCCAGAGCTGGAGCTAGGGTGGCCGGAGAACAGCGTTTGGAAAGGGATTACCCGTGTGGAGGTCTATACCCACCCACCAGGAGAGGGAGCGCCACACATCAAGGAGCTGGTGCGAAGATACATCCAGCAAGCCAACAAG GTGATTGCCATTGCCATGGATGTTTTCACGGACCCTGACATCCTCTTAGATCTGTATGACGCAGCACTCAGGCGCCGAGTCCCCGTCTACATTATTCTCAGCAGACAGCACCTTGCCTCCTTCCTCACCATGGCTGAGAAAACGTGCCTTAATGTCCGTCACACAGAG AATCTGAGAGTCCGAGTCATCCGGGGTTGCACATTTCAAAGCAGACAGCAGAAGCAGGTCACAGGGACCGTGAAGGAGAAATTTGTCCTGGTTGATGGGGAAGTCGTGATCACTGGCAGCTACAG CTTCACGTGGACAGATGCTCGCTTGAACCGCCAGCTGGTCACTCAGCTTACAGGAGAAGTGACAGGGGCATTTGACCGGGAGTTCCGCATCTTATATGCTGCCTCTTGTCCCCTGCCAGCCCTAGAAATTTCACCTAGACTCCAGCCTGCTTCGAGCCTGGCCCCATTACCAAGTACCAATGGGCCAGATATCACTCCGTACGTCAGCGTCCTGGATGGGGTGCAGCTGTCCAACCGCATTGCAGAGCGACGCTCCGTGGCCCCTCAACCCGTGGCCAAGAGCCATGCTGGAGAGTGGGAGTTAGTATTAGCCTCCCCTGCTACGGCGGAAGACCCTGtgcttcccaccccacctccagagGTGTCTATTCGAAACAGACTGGCAGCATGGCGTGGCACAGACCTTTCAGGAGGGGGCCTGCACGGATCCCCCGATGGGCAGAATGCTCTTAGCGATATACTTAGGAGCGTACAGCGGACTCGGCGTTCAGCAGCAAAGACCACAGGGGCTCGCGCTAGTAAGTCCCTGTGGGACCTCAGCCAGCTCTCTGGAACCAGCACAACAGGAAGGGGATGGAATGGGATAGACTCGGCAGAAGAAGCTAAG AAATGGGGTTACCAGGACACACCAGCAAGAGAGCTGATGAAACAGCGAGGGACTGGCTATGCCCCAGAAGAACCAAGGATGCCCGTTTACCTGGCACCTGGGCGTATGACCCCTTCCTCTGGCTACTTGCCTCTAGGAAGACTACAAGGACAGCTGTATCATAATCCAGGTCTATCCCGGGCTTGGCCACACCCAGGACAACTCCAGTATGGGCATCAGCTACGGTACTGA
- the LOC117058256 gene encoding uncharacterized protein LOC117058256 isoform X6 produces the protein MQQECDMGVAKMDCLHGACPTAPPPACSTALPLSTHQCKKPSRRPAYHPFDFTSDELDPAYEWPRESSSARKSGADVIPLLRSTLGQFPLGLRLDKLEALVWKEHKVKLWKLCLDRGYSDSLKFLEVVPGIRLKPSGKGTFRCLVQLDPVEKWCGEADRGSDRETWLQIPSQL, from the exons ATGCAGCAGGAGTGTGATATGGGTGTTGCAAAGATGGATTGTCTCCATGGAG CCTGCCCCACAGCGCCCCCTCCAGCCTGCTCCACAGCTCTGCCTTTGTCCACACACCAGTGCAAGAAACCTTCACGCAGGCCTGCTTATCATCCCTTTGATTTCACCTCAGACGAGCTGGACCCTGCCTATGAGTGGCCAAGGGAATCTTCTTCTGCAAGGAAAA GTGGTGCAGATGTGATCCCTCTCCTCCGAAGCACTCTGGGCCAGTTTCCTTTAGGCTTGCGTCTGGATAAGCTGGAGGCCCTGGTGTGGAAGGAGCACAAGGTCAAGCTGTGGAAACTGTGTTTGGATCGAGGCTACAGTGACAGCCTGAAGTTCTTGGAGGTGGTACCTGGGATCAGGCTCAAACCCTCAGGCAAAGGGACTTTCCGGTGCCTTGTGCAGTTGGACCCAG TGGAGAAATGGTGTGGTGAAGCGGATAGAGGATCGGACAGAGAGACCTggcttcaaatccccagtcagctTTGA
- the LOC117058256 gene encoding uncharacterized protein LOC117058256 isoform X1: MEKPRLEVVVRPTEEDLCQKRPAPASEEEQPVYKRLRMDSPIYPVESEASLPPERTCPTAPPPACSTALPLSTHQCKKPSRRPAYHPFDFTSDELDPAYEWPRESSSARKSGADVIPLLRSTLGQFPLGLRLDKLEALVWKEHKVKLWKLCLDRGYSDSLKFLEVVPGIRLKPSGKGTFRCLVQLDPVEKWCGEADRGSDRETWLQIPSQL, encoded by the exons ATGGAAAAACCACGCCTGGAAGTTGTGGTGAGACCCACAGAAGAAGACCTTTGTCAGAAACGCCCAGCGCCGGCCTCTGAGGAAGAACAACCTGTTTATAAAAGACTACGGATGGATTCGCCAATTTATCCAGTCGAGTCAGAGGCCTCTCTACCACCAGAGAGGA CCTGCCCCACAGCGCCCCCTCCAGCCTGCTCCACAGCTCTGCCTTTGTCCACACACCAGTGCAAGAAACCTTCACGCAGGCCTGCTTATCATCCCTTTGATTTCACCTCAGACGAGCTGGACCCTGCCTATGAGTGGCCAAGGGAATCTTCTTCTGCAAGGAAAA GTGGTGCAGATGTGATCCCTCTCCTCCGAAGCACTCTGGGCCAGTTTCCTTTAGGCTTGCGTCTGGATAAGCTGGAGGCCCTGGTGTGGAAGGAGCACAAGGTCAAGCTGTGGAAACTGTGTTTGGATCGAGGCTACAGTGACAGCCTGAAGTTCTTGGAGGTGGTACCTGGGATCAGGCTCAAACCCTCAGGCAAAGGGACTTTCCGGTGCCTTGTGCAGTTGGACCCAG TGGAGAAATGGTGTGGTGAAGCGGATAGAGGATCGGACAGAGAGACCTggcttcaaatccccagtcagctTTGA
- the LOC117058257 gene encoding sperm acrosome membrane-associated protein 4-like: MKHPVRLGLIYLLVCVLPSVFSKECYFCDITASTKCPATKMSCAEDEDCFVGQGAALGVSLIQNKGCTRSINCGKEQPVAHMGVTYSLVTNCCQGNLCNAAQFLKAPPLLLQLALPTILVLGLL; this comes from the coding sequence ATGAAGCATCCTGTGCGCTTGGGCCTTATATACCTTCTGGTCTGTGTGCTGCCCTCCGTATTTTCCAAGGAATGCtacttttgtgacatcacagccTCAACCAAATGCCCAGCCACCAAGATGAGTTGTGCCGAAGATGAAGACTGCTTTGTGGGTCAAGGAGCTGCTTTGGGGGTATCACTGATCCAAAACAAGGGTTGTACTCGCTCCATCAACTGTGGCAAAGAGCAACCTGTTGCCCACATGGGGGTAACCTACAGTTTGGTCACCAACTGCTGCCAGGGGAATTTGTGCAATGCAGCTCAGTTCCTGAaagctcctcctcttctcctccagcTTGCCCTCCCCACTATTCTTGTGCTGGGTCTCCTCTGA
- the LOC117058256 gene encoding uncharacterized protein LOC117058256 isoform X5 produces MQQECDMGVAKMDCLHGASTPACPTAPPPACSTALPLSTHQCKKPSRRPAYHPFDFTSDELDPAYEWPRESSSARKSGADVIPLLRSTLGQFPLGLRLDKLEALVWKEHKVKLWKLCLDRGYSDSLKFLEVVPGIRLKPSGKGTFRCLVQLDPVEKWCGEADRGSDRETWLQIPSQL; encoded by the exons ATGCAGCAGGAGTGTGATATGGGTGTTGCAAAGATGGATTGTCTCCATGGAG CTTCTACTCCAGCCTGCCCCACAGCGCCCCCTCCAGCCTGCTCCACAGCTCTGCCTTTGTCCACACACCAGTGCAAGAAACCTTCACGCAGGCCTGCTTATCATCCCTTTGATTTCACCTCAGACGAGCTGGACCCTGCCTATGAGTGGCCAAGGGAATCTTCTTCTGCAAGGAAAA GTGGTGCAGATGTGATCCCTCTCCTCCGAAGCACTCTGGGCCAGTTTCCTTTAGGCTTGCGTCTGGATAAGCTGGAGGCCCTGGTGTGGAAGGAGCACAAGGTCAAGCTGTGGAAACTGTGTTTGGATCGAGGCTACAGTGACAGCCTGAAGTTCTTGGAGGTGGTACCTGGGATCAGGCTCAAACCCTCAGGCAAAGGGACTTTCCGGTGCCTTGTGCAGTTGGACCCAG TGGAGAAATGGTGTGGTGAAGCGGATAGAGGATCGGACAGAGAGACCTggcttcaaatccccagtcagctTTGA
- the LOC117058256 gene encoding uncharacterized protein LOC117058256 isoform X2, with translation MEKPRLEVVVRPTEEDLCQKRPAPASEEEQPVYKRLRMDSPIYPVESEASLPPERTCPTAPPPACSTALPLSTHQCKKPSRRPAYHPFDFTSDELDPAYEWPRESSSARKSGADVIPLLRSTLGQFPLGLRLDKLEALVWKEHKVKLWKLCLDRGYSDSLKFLEVVPGIRLKPSGKGTFRCLVQLDPANGGKYLKELWKWIPSTGAHQTFI, from the exons ATGGAAAAACCACGCCTGGAAGTTGTGGTGAGACCCACAGAAGAAGACCTTTGTCAGAAACGCCCAGCGCCGGCCTCTGAGGAAGAACAACCTGTTTATAAAAGACTACGGATGGATTCGCCAATTTATCCAGTCGAGTCAGAGGCCTCTCTACCACCAGAGAGGA CCTGCCCCACAGCGCCCCCTCCAGCCTGCTCCACAGCTCTGCCTTTGTCCACACACCAGTGCAAGAAACCTTCACGCAGGCCTGCTTATCATCCCTTTGATTTCACCTCAGACGAGCTGGACCCTGCCTATGAGTGGCCAAGGGAATCTTCTTCTGCAAGGAAAA GTGGTGCAGATGTGATCCCTCTCCTCCGAAGCACTCTGGGCCAGTTTCCTTTAGGCTTGCGTCTGGATAAGCTGGAGGCCCTGGTGTGGAAGGAGCACAAGGTCAAGCTGTGGAAACTGTGTTTGGATCGAGGCTACAGTGACAGCCTGAAGTTCTTGGAGGTGGTACCTGGGATCAGGCTCAAACCCTCAGGCAAAGGGACTTTCCGGTGCCTTGTGCAGTTGGACCCAG CTAATGGAGGAAAGTATTTAAAGGAGCTTTGGAAATGGATTCCCAGCACTGGAGCACACCAAACGTTTATTTAA
- the LOC117058256 gene encoding uncharacterized protein LOC117058256 isoform X3: MEKPRLEVVVRPTEEDLCQKRPAPASEEEQPVYKRLRMDSPIYPVESEASLPPERTCPTAPPPACSTALPLSTHQCKKPSRRPAYHPFDFTSDELDPAYEWPRESSSARKSGADVIPLLRSTLGQFPLGLRLDKLEALVWKEHKVKLWKLCLDRGYSDSLKFLEVVPGIRLKPSGKGTFRCLVQLDPGYKIQALKGLVCL; encoded by the exons ATGGAAAAACCACGCCTGGAAGTTGTGGTGAGACCCACAGAAGAAGACCTTTGTCAGAAACGCCCAGCGCCGGCCTCTGAGGAAGAACAACCTGTTTATAAAAGACTACGGATGGATTCGCCAATTTATCCAGTCGAGTCAGAGGCCTCTCTACCACCAGAGAGGA CCTGCCCCACAGCGCCCCCTCCAGCCTGCTCCACAGCTCTGCCTTTGTCCACACACCAGTGCAAGAAACCTTCACGCAGGCCTGCTTATCATCCCTTTGATTTCACCTCAGACGAGCTGGACCCTGCCTATGAGTGGCCAAGGGAATCTTCTTCTGCAAGGAAAA GTGGTGCAGATGTGATCCCTCTCCTCCGAAGCACTCTGGGCCAGTTTCCTTTAGGCTTGCGTCTGGATAAGCTGGAGGCCCTGGTGTGGAAGGAGCACAAGGTCAAGCTGTGGAAACTGTGTTTGGATCGAGGCTACAGTGACAGCCTGAAGTTCTTGGAGGTGGTACCTGGGATCAGGCTCAAACCCTCAGGCAAAGGGACTTTCCGGTGCCTTGTGCAGTTGGACCCAG GATACAAGATCCAGGCCCTCAAAGGACTCGTCTGCCTTTAA